One Gadus chalcogrammus isolate NIFS_2021 chromosome 4, NIFS_Gcha_1.0, whole genome shotgun sequence DNA segment encodes these proteins:
- the LOC130381371 gene encoding NACHT, LRR and PYD domains-containing protein 3-like: MDEEREEGGSTSKTTLSGEHGRRSKAERRRQERADSPGPSCVSMKSDHYMGELQRIRSEFVKGVSEPVIKGLLDDLWQQKVFSSEEKDYVMAERTKADQARRLIDMVMGKGERASQAMIDSMKKRDEHLCSTLGLISSPPGVETAAFEFQHKIKSHMKEKLRCLYEGIAKAGQSTPLNDFYTEIFITEGGSGEVNKEHEIRLIETASRKQAMEETSIRCEDIFKPLPGQDKPIRTIMTTGVAGIGKTVLTHKFTLDWAEDKANQDIRFTFFFPFRELNLLKMKEFSLLGLLHYFFNETKEATICRSDLCQVVFIFDGLDECQLPLDFKTNPICTDVTEVTSVDVLLTNLIRGKLLTSACIWITTRPAAADKIPAECVNLVTEVRGFTDPQKEIYFKKKFTDETLAKKIIAHIKKSRSLHIMCHIPVFCWITATVLEDILKKKQIEEMPKTMTQMYSLFLKVQSMQCNLKVGSWKLEEWSSKSREIIVSLGELAFKQLEKDNLIFYEADLAECHIDIKEASVYSGVFTQIFKKEGGLYHDKVFCFVHLSIQEFLAALYVFVKFIDTGVNLLSGPLQSMLAIFSRKKGNVKLYQSAVDKALQRKDGRLDLFLRFLLGLSLETNQNVLKFLLGKTVSSSETSKKMGSYIKKKIGGDISTEKRINLFHCLNELNDRSLVAEIQQYLTSGRLSKESLSLAQWSTLVFILLTSEEELDVFDLKKYSPSEEGLLRLMPVVKASKTSLLNGCHLSERCCEALASVLSSNSSSLKKLDLSTNDLKDSGVKLLSAGLGSTHCTLETLSLNGCDLSERCCEALASVLSSKSSSLKKLDLSTNDLKDSGVKLLSAGLGSPHCTLETLRSVVSLFFKLVTLAFSKCCSCLMHFWCSFPADKTLPGSTQC; encoded by the exons atggatgaggagagagaggaggggggttctacctctaagaccactctgtctggggaacatggccgccggagcaaagctgagag aaggaggcaggagagagcagactcccctggacccagctgtgtctccatgaagagtgaccactatATGG GGGAGCTTCAAAGGATCCGTTCTGAATTTGTGAAGGGAGTTTCAGAACCTGTTATCAAAGGTCTCCTGGATGACCTTTGGCAGCAGAAGGTGTTCAGTTCTGAGGAAAAGGACTACGTGATGGCCGAGAGGACCAAAGCAGACCAAGCACGTCGTCTGATCGACATGGTGatggggaaaggggagagagcaagtCAAGCGATGATTGATAGTATGAAGAAGAGGGACGAACACTTATGCTCCACCCTGGGTCtgatctcttctcctcctggtgTGG AAACTGCTGCTTTCGAGTTccaacataaaatcaagtctCATATGAAGGAGAAGCTCAGGTGTCTGTatgagggaatcgctaaagcaggacaATCAACACCtctgaatgacttctacacagagatcttcatcacagagggaggcagtggagaggtcaacaaggaacatgagatcagactgattgaaacagcttccaggaaacaAGCCATGGAGGAAACATCAATCAGATGtgaggacatctttaaacccttacctggacaagataaaccaatcaggacaattatgacaactggagtggcaggcattggtaaaaccgtcttaacacacaagttcactctggactgggctgaagacAAGGCCAATCAGGACATACGCTTCACGTTTTTCTTccctttcagagagctgaatttactaaaaatgaaagagtttagcttgttGGGACTTCTTCATTACTTCTTTAATGAGACCAAAGAAGCTACAATCTGTAGATCTGACCTGTGCCAGGTTGTCTTCATCTttgatggtctggatgagtgtcaacttcctctggacttcaaGACAAACCCGATCTGTACTGATGTCACAGAGGTCACCTCGGTGgatgtgctgctgacaaacctcatcaggggcaaaCTGCTTACCTCTGCttgcatctggataaccacacgccctgcggcagccgataagatccctgctgagtgtgttaacttggtgacagaggtgagagggttcaccgacccacagaaAGAGATTTACTTCAAGAAGAAATTCACAGATGAGACACTGGCCAAAAAAATCATCGCCCAcatcaagaaatcacgaagcctccacatcatgtgtcacatcccagtcttctgttggatcactgctacagttctggaggacatcttaaaaaaaaaacagatagaagagatgcccaagaccatgactcagatgtacagcctcTTCCTGAAGGTTCAGTCCATGCAGTGTAATTTGAAAGTTGGAAGTTGGAAGTTGGAAGAGTGGAGTTCAaagagcagggagatcattgtttctctgggagAACTGGCTTTTAAACAGCTGGAGAAAGacaacctgatcttctacgaggcagacctggcagagtgtcACATTGATATCAAAgaagcctcagtgtactcaggagtgttcacccagatctttaaaaaGGAGGGTGGGCTGTACCatgacaaggtgttctgctttgtccaccTGAGTATCCaagagtttctggctgccctttatgtctttgtgAAATTCATCGACACTGgggtcaatctgctctcaggaCCACTACAATCCATGCTTGCTATTTTTTCTAGAAAGAAAGGAAATGTCAaactctaccagagtgctgtggacaaggccttacagaggaAGGACGGAcgcctggacttgttcctccgcttcctcctgggcctctctctggagaccaatcagaatgTCCTAAAATTTCTGCTGGGAAAGACAGTAAGTAGCTCAGAGACCAGTAAGAAAATGGGCTCTTACATTAAGAAGAAGATAGGTGGAGATATTTCTACAGAGAAAAgaatcaatctgttccactgtctgaatgagctaaacgaccgttctctagtggcggagatccaacagtacctgacatcaggaagacTCTCcaaagaatctctctctcttgctcagtGGTCAACTCTGGTCTTCAtcctactgacatcagaagaggagctggacgtgtttgacctgaagaaatactctccttcagaggagggtcttctgaggctaatgccagtggtcaaagcctccaaaacatctct cctcaatggctgtcatctgtcagagagatgctgtgaagctctggcctcagttctcagctccaactcctctagtctgaaaaagctggacctgagtaccaatgatctgaaggattcaggagtgaagctgctctctgctggactggggagtacacactgtacactggaaactctcag cctcaatggctgtgatctgtcagagagatgctgtgaagctctggcctcagttctcagctccaagtcCTCTAGTCTGAAAAAGCTGgatctgagtaccaatgatctgaaggattctggagtgaagctgctctctgctggactggggagtccacactgtacactggaaactctcaggtcagttgtcagcctcttcttcaaactGGTTACTCTAGCTTTCAGTAAGTGCTGCTCCTGCCTGATGCATTTCTGGTGCTCTTTCCCTGCTGACAAAACACTTCCTGGTTCTACACAATGTTAG